A segment of the Streptomyces sp. P9-A2 genome:
AGACTTCACCCTCGACGTCGCCCCGGGCGAGACCGTGGCCTTCGTGGGCGCCTCGGGCGCGGGCAAGTCCACCGTGCTCAACCTCGTCACAGGCTTCATCCGTCCGACCTCGGGCCGCCTGCTCCTCGACGGCGCCGACATGAACGGCCTCGACCTGCGCACCTACCGGCGCTTCCTGTCGGTCGTGCCCCAGGAGTCGATCCTCTTCGACGGCACGATCAGGGAGAACGTCGCCTACGGCATGGACGACGCCGACGAGGAGTCGGTGCGGTCCGCGCTGCGCGACGCCAACGCGCTGGAGTTCGTCGACCGGCTGCCCCAGAGCCTGGACACCCTCGTCGGGGAGCGTGGCGCCCGCCTGTCCGGCGGCCAGCGCCAGCGCCTCGCCATCGCCCGCGCCCTGATCAGGGACCCCAAGGTGCTCGTCCTCGACGAGGCGACCTCGGCACTGGACACCCGCTCCGAGGCGCTGGTCCAGGAGGCGCTCGCCCGGCTGCTGCGCGGGCGGACCACCTTCGTCGTGGCACACCGGCTGTCCACCGTGCGCGGGGCCGACCGGATCGTGGTCATGGCGGACGGCCGGATCCAGGAGATCGGCACCCACGAGGAACTGCTGCGCAGGGGCGGGGCGTACACCGCCCTGCACAGCGGTCAGGCGGCCTGACGAGCTACCCCGAAGCACCCGGTTGCCGGTCATTCCGGTCAGGTGGCCACATGGGAGGAATGATTCCGCGCAATACGGGTAGGCGCAGCGACACACCGAGAGAGAGGCGCCTTCGTGCTGGTACCGGATCCGAAGACCGTCAGACGGCTGCTGACGCGTTACGCGACGCTGCGGATCGCGCAGGCGGAGCGGCACTCACCCGTCGCGGCGCGTGAGCTGGAGGACATCACGTACACGCTCTGCGTGATGACCGGAACGGCCGGCATCCGTGAGGCCGTCACCCGCGCGGACGCGCTGCTCGCCCAGGAGCGGACCGCGGCCGACGGCCGGACCACGGACCCGGACGGTGAGAACGGCCGCTGCCTGACCGTGTGACCGGCGGCTACGAGCCGGTGCCCGTGGTGGCGGGCCGCCCGACGGGCCGTCGGCTGTGGAACGCCGACCGGTACGCGTACGGCGTGGTGCCCACCACCTTGCGGAACCGCTCGCGGAACGCCGTGGGGGAGCCGAACCCGGACTGCTGGGCGACCCGCTCGACCGTGTAGTCGCTGTTCTCCAGCAGGTACTGGGCGCGCCGTACCCGAGCCCGTAGCAGCCACTGCACCGGCGTGGTGCCCGTCTGCTCGCGGAAACGGCGGCCGAAGGTGCGCTCGCTCATCCCGGCACGCGCCGCCATCGCCCCGAGGGTGACCTCGTGGGCCAGGCTGTCCTCGATCCACTCGAACAACGGCTCGAAGGTCGACCCGCGGGGCACGGGCGGGTGCTCGTGCACGATGAACTGGGCCTGTCCGCCTTCGCGTTCCAACGGCATGACGGACATCCGGGCCGTGTTCGCGGCCACCGCCGAACCGAGGTCCCGGCGGACCATGTGCAGGCACATGTCCAGCGCGGCGGCGGCACCGGCCGAGGTGAGGATCTGCCCGTTGTCGACGTAGAGCACGTCCGGCTGCACCTCGACACGTGGAAAGTCGCGGGCCAGCCGGTCCGCGGCCACCCAGTGTGTGGTGGCGCGCAGTCCGTCCAGCAGTCCCGCCTCCGCCAGCACGAACGCTCCCACGCACACCGAGGCGATCCGGGTGCCCGCCCCGGCCGCCCGGCGCAGCGCCGCGACGACGGCGGGGGAGAGCGGCGCGGCGCCGTCGGCGCGGCCCGGGACGATGATCGTGTCGGCGTCCGCCAGCGCCTCCAGTCCGCGGTCGACGCGCAGGGACAGCCCGCCGTCCGCCGCCACCTCGGGTGTCTCGGCGCACGGCCGCACTCGGTAGGCGGGCCGGCCGTCGGGCAGCCGGGTCCAGTCGAAGGTCTGCATGGGTGCCGCCATGTCGAACGGAATGACCCGGTCGAGCAGAAGAATCGCCACGGAGTGCATGAACGCCACGATAGGTGGATTCCCGCCACTCGTAAGAGCCGGGGCAGGGGTGGACGGTGGTGCGGGAAGCCGGAGGAAAGGCAGATGGATGCGGTTGGCGGGAATCCGTAGGAAGCTGTCGATCCAGCCCATGGGTGAAGGTCGAAAAGGCCCTTAGCGTGAGCTCTTCACCGCTGATCACGCCAAGGAAAGAGCCCCGGTGACCAAGTTCCTGCTGTCCCTGCACGTCCTCGCCGCCATCCTCGCCGTCGGTCCCGTGACCGTCGCGGCGAGCATGTTCCCGCCGGCCGCGCGCCGCGCCGTGCCCGGCGGGGGCGAGGGGCCCGTCGCGGCGGCGGTGACCACCGTCGAGGTGCTGCACCGCGTCTGCAGGGTCTACTCCCGCATCGGCATCGCGGTACCCGTGCTCGGGCTGGCCACCGCGCTCGCCATGGGGGTTCTGGGCGACGGCTGGCTCGTCACCTCCATCGCGCTCACGGCGGCGGCCGCGGCCGTCCTGATCGCCTTCGTGCTGCCCCGTCAGGACGAACTCGTCGAGCAGGTGGCCCAGCACCGGTCCGTCGACCGGCGGGCGACAGCGCGACTGGCCATGTTCACCGGTGTGTTCAACCTGCTGTGGGCGACGGTCACGGTTCTCATGATCGTCCGCCCCGGTTCGACCACGGGCGCCTGACCGGATCCGGCACCGCCCCGCGCTTCCTGCCCCGGGGCGCGGGGACTGTCCCTCGTGTACCGGTCTGCGTCAAGTCGTACGGGTGAATTCCCCCTGAAGGATGTCCGGGCGCCTACACTCGTCAGTCGCGTCCCCGTCCCGGGGCCGGCGAAGCAGAGAGGCACGTTGCAGGGTGTTCAAGGAATCCCCCATCTACGACCGACTCATCACGGAGCGCGGTGATGTGCCCGCCCAGGTCCGCAGCGAGGCCGAACGAGTGAACAGGGAACTGGAGCTGGTCATGGGCCCCCTGCAGTCCCCCGGGCACTCCCAGGGAGGCCTCGACCGTAGGCAGTCCCCGGGCAACGGCTGGCAGCGCACCGCCCTTCTGCCCGGCCCCAGGCCGCACTGATCCGGGTACCGCCCCGGAGGGCGGGCCCGTACCACCCCGCCCCCACGGGGTGACGGGTCCCTCAGCCTGCCGTGGTGGGCGCCCTGTCGGCCTCCACCGTCTCCTTGGGAACGGGCCGCGCCAGCCACTCGGCGACGGTACGCGCGATCGGCTGGCCCGTCTCCACCTCGACGAACCCGAACTGCCCCGACTGGTTGCACTCCAGGAACCACCACGTCCCATCGGCGTCCTCGACGAAGTCGAAGGCCCCGTAAGCCAGTTCGGCCTCGCGCAGATAGGCGAGCACGGAGTCGGCGATACGCGGCGGTACATCGACCGGCTCCCAGGGCGCCCCGGGCGGCGCGAAACGCACATCCACCTCCGTCGGCTCGGCGCCGGGGTCCGTGGCCTTGCGGGCGGCCAGCAGCCGCTCGCCCACGGCGGTGAGCCGGATGTCGGCGCGCTTCGCGATCCGCCGCTGGAGCAGTGTCGGCCCGAACGCCACGGCGGCGAAGTCGGCGTCCGGCGCCACCCTGCTGGTCGGCACGGCCCGCGGCGGATCCTGCGGATGAGAGCCGGAGACAGGTTTGACCACCAGGTCCGGAAACCGCTCCGCGAACTCCCGGGCGGCGCGCGGGAAGGAGGTGATCACCGTGGCCGGCACGGGCAGGCCGCAGCGCTGCGCCAGCCGGAGCTGCCACGGCTTGTGGCGTGCCTGCCGGGCCGCGTCCGGATGGTTCATCCAGCGGGCGTCCGAGCCGCGCAGCATCCCGTAGAGAGCTTGGGCGGCCTCCTCGGTCAGCCAGGGCGACGGCCGGACCGCCCGCCCGGCCGGGGTTCCCGGCCTGCGCACCCACACGGACCGCAACCCGCTGATGCTCACCAGCCGCCCCCCGGCGGAGAGATGGCCGCGAAAGCGGCCGTGCACGTATTCACCCGAGAGCGAGACGCCGGCGGTCAGATCGGCAGGGTCGAGGCGTACCACCGGAACTCCGGAGTCGTGCAGATGCACGACCACCATGTCGGCGGTCACATCCTCCTCGCAGGTGAGGATCAGTACGGTCATCGTCTGCGACACACAGTCAGTCGTCGAAATGGGTCTTGGAGCCCGCCGTGGACGTCGTGGTGCCCACCTCTCGCAACAGTGCGTGATCGCGGGCCGCCACTCGTCCGTCGGCGAGGACGTTCAACTGCAGTCCGGAGTTGTACACATACGGAGTGGTTACGGCCAACTCCGGTGCCGGACGTGCGTAGTTGAGCGCGAACGGTTGCATCGTCTCTCCCTCGTCGGTGCTGCGCCGACCAGGCGACGGCCCGCTGTGCACCGCTGCTTGGTCCGCCGACTTGTTTTGGCTTCCAGAGACTTATACGAATCGAACGGGTGGTTGGTTTCCTCACGGAGCGTAGTCACGCGCGGGTTCGCGATCCGGGCGCCGGGAGGTCGCTCCGGGTGAACCCGCGCCGAGGGATCCGCGCATGGAGCGCAGCGCGAGCAGCAGCACGCCGACGTCGTCCAGATACACCGGGTCGGGCAGCAGGTCGGTCGGCAGGACGAGATAGAGGACCGCGCCCCAGAACACCCAGCGCGGGCCCGTGGGCAGGCCGGCGCGCCGCAGCTCGCGCCGGGTGCGGACCAGTCGCACCATGACGGCCACGGCGCAGGCCAGCACGGCGGCCGCGGCGACGGCGGCCACCACGAGTACCACGGTGGTTGTGTCCACGGGCTGTCCTCCTCCAGAGGCGGCGAGACACCGCTCTCCCTGTCTGGATGCCCGGGAACGGCTCCGGTATGACACCCGGAGAGATCGGCGGAGTGGCACATGTCATACCAGTGGCCCAGCTGAGTGGCCGTGCCGGGCCGGGGCGCTTAGTAATGGTCCACGTAACGTCGCTCGTCGTACGTACGGGGGCGGGGAGCGGCCTGAGTCTTCATTCATGGAGCCGAGCATGACCACCTGCTCATCGACACCTCCGTCGGACACCTCGAGTCCCTCGAGCGACTCGACCGTCCCGACTGCCTCCGAGATATCCGGCGGAACGGACGTGGCCCTCCCGTCGGAGCCGCCACCGACGCCCCTTCCGGCCGCCGGGACGGTCTACGGCACCGGTGGGCCGCGTCCGGACGTGAACCCGGCGGAACTCCTACGCCACGAGGAGGAGTGGCATCGGCAGCAGTACGGCGATCCTGTGGGCGACCTGGTGTACGCGGCGGTGTCGGACCGCCCCCCGGACGAGGTCGCCGACCTCATCACGTCACTGGCCCGTTCACCCGAACACACTCGGGCCGTGGTCGACGCCCTGCGCGTCATCGGGGTGAGCCGCCCGGTGGAGGACGTGGCCCGTCTGGTCGCCCTGCTGACCCGGCCGCCCCGCGACGCCGACAGCGCGGACGAGGCGATCCGGGCCGCGGCGGCGCACCGTCCGGTGGAGGACGTGACCCGGCTGGTGGCACTGCTGCACAGCGAGCAGCTGGCACCCCATTGCCGTGAGGAGGCACTGCGGGCCGCCGCCTCCGGCCGTTCCGTCGAGGAACTGATCGAGCTGATAGACCGTCTGGCCGCGCAGCCCCCACCGGATCACCTCGACCGTGCCGCGCCCGAACCCTCCCGGTACGAGGACGAGCGCGGGGGCCGGACCGGTGCCGCGTACGGAACCCGGGAAGGGGCCGGGGACGCCGGCGGGGATGAGGACCGGCGCGGGGAAGAACACGGGGGCGTGCGGGACGACGAGCGCCGTGGGAGACCGGAGGCGGGTCTGCCACCCCTGCACCGCGGCCCCCGGGGCGCGGCGGCCCTGCACTCGAGGCGGCGGATCCGGCACCCCCGCCGGGTGCACGCACAGCCCGCCCGGTCCATGATCTGGTCGAGCTGGTCCGCCGCGGTGGCCCTCGCCGTGTGCGCGGTGGTCCACTTCCCGCTCCGGGACGACGGTTTTTCCCTGGTCCCGCACGTCCTCGCGGTCGGTCTGCCGGTGCTCTGCACGGCGCTGGCCCTGTTCCTGGTCGTACGCCCCGGCGTGCTCGTACTGGGGGCGGCGGTCGTGCTGCCGGCCGCCCTGGCCGGGGCCCACGCCTACGGCGGTACCTTCCCGTCCGCCGCCCTGTCCCGGGCCGCCGGCCTCGCACTCGCCCCGCAGTGGCTCGCCGGCGCGGCGGCCGTGGTCGCCGCGCTCCTGGCGCTGACGGCCCTGGTCGTCCGGGTGGCGTCCCCGTTCCCCGGCAGACACGGGACGGTGTGGCCGGCGCCCGGCACACCCCGGGCGCCGGACTGACCTCCGTACGGCCCGGGCGGTGTGCCGCCCCGACGGGCGGCCGGCCCTCACCTGTCCGGCCCTCACCTGTCCGGCGGATCGCGCCGGACAGGCCACCCTATGGACCGGAGGACGTCGACTGCGCGTCGGCGGCGGGCGGGACCCGGCGCTCCTCCTCGGCGCGCGACGGACGGCGTGCCCCGGGACCGAACCCCAGGCGCTCGAACGTGCGGGTCAGCCGCCGCATCGGGGACGGCGCCGGTGTGCCGGACGGCAGGGCCCGGACACCCGGGGTCCCGGTGGCCTCCCGGTACGCGGCCAGCGCCTCCTGGGCGCTCTCGGCGGCCTCCCGGTACAGGTCGCGGGACGTGGTCATGGCCTCCAGCGCCTCGGCGTACAGGGAGACCAGCCGGCGCTCGCGGGCGAGTTGCTCCGCCAGGTTCAGCAGGCGCCAGTCCTCCCGCAGCGCGGTCAGCGCCGCCTCGGCCCCGGCCGGCAGCGGACGCGGCAGGGCCGCGAACCGGGTCACCGCGTCGACGAGGCCGGCCGGCCGGGTGCCGTCCAGGAAGACCACGCGCACCGAGAACTCCCCGGCGTCATAGCCGTCCGGGACCGGGCTGCCGGGCAGAACCACCGCACCGCCGCGCGGCACCTCGACGCCACAGTCGCGCAGCGCCCAGTTCACGACCCGCAGCTGGTGCGGTGCGGCCCGGTGCTCCACCACACGGTGTCGCAGGCCCGGTGGCAGCCAGCGTGCGAGCGGCATCCGGCCGCGGTCGTCCGTGGTCATCGCCTCGTGGACGACGACGTGGATGTTCCACCTGTTCCCGTCCGCTTTTCGCGCGCAGTCGCGCATCAGCCGCCGTACGGCCTTGTCGTCCTCGGGGAGCGGACTGATCTCTCCCAGCCGCAGACCTGTGACCGCGTCGTGATTCCACTCCATGTCCGGCTCGTCCACGGGCCAGAACACGCCGGTGGGGGACGGCCACATGAGGTCCCACGGCTGTTCGGCCTCGGCGACCAGGACCTAGGGCCGGCCTCCGCCGGTACCGGGTCCGACACTCAGCCGGGCGCGTACGGTCACCGGGCCGTCGACCCGGACCCGGGCCTGGAACACCAGGTCCGGTGCGTCGTGCCGCGGCTTCGGCCCTGCCCCGGGCGGTTCTTCGGGCAGTTCCAGGAAGGAGTCGATGTCCCCGCTGCCCTTCAGCCGGTGCAGGGTGCGCCGGAGTACGTCGTGTGCGGAGGTCCCGGAGTACCGGCCGGCGGTCAGCCAGACGGAGGGCGGGACCATGGAGCGGGTTGTGCGTGAGACAGGCATGGGTCCAGGGGTGAACGGGGGCACGTGCTTCCTGCCATTGTCGTCGCTGGCGGACGGTGGGACCGACACGGGTGGAACGCCGGACGGCGTTTCTCGTTCCCGCCACCCGTGCGGCGGGCCCTCATATGGCACGTGTCACCCCCGTACGTGTCATCCCCATGTGCCATGTGCGCCTGTGCGCACGGGGTGTGCGGAGCGCACACATGGTGGAGGCCGTCACCCGTGGTCGCGGCGATGTCCGGTCACCACAATGGGTCCCCGCGAGCAGGGCCGGCCCACCATCCGCACAGGGGAAGGCCCTGCCCGCGCCCCGCCGCTCCGGGAGCCCCTCCCAGCGGTCGTGCCCGACCTCGAAAAGCGCCGACGGTACCAGCGTCGAAGGGCCCATGTCGCATATTCCAAAGGAAAACACCAAAGCCCACACCTCGGTCGAGCACACAGCGTAGCTTCGAGGTCACGTTCGCGGTACTGCCGTGTGATGGAGGGGGATCCGGCGTGCCCGGAATCGATGAGAGCCTGCTGGAAGCCATGCGACTGCCCGGTGCGCGAGGAGCGCTGGTGGTCGACTGGATCAGTGGACTCGCGCTCGGCGCGGTGGGCGAGGCACCGGGCGACGACCCGGAGGCCACGGCGGCGGAGACCGCCGAACTCGCCCGTCTCGCCATGGAGAGCGGCACACTCGCACCGGCCGGCGGTGCGGCGTCCGTCCTGTCCGGCAAGGAACCGCCCGTCCAGGACCTGATCCTCACCACCGTCGAGGCGTACCACCTGCTCCGGTTCGTGATCACGACCTTCGACAGCACCGTGTTCCTGTACCTGTGGCTCGACCGAGGCGAAGGCAACCTGGCCCTGGCCCGCATCCGGCTGGCCGAGATGGCGGACCGGCTGGTGCTCGGATGACCACCGTGGCAGCCACCGAGGGATCGGCGCCCGCCATGCTCGGCAGCCTCGCGGCCGACCGCGCCACCGGAGCCCTCTCCACCGAGTCCGGGGTCTTCTACCTGGCGGCGGGGCACATCGTCCACGTCGAATCCGCGTACAGCCCCGACCTCGGCGATCTGCTCACCGGCAGCGGCGCGCTCCCCGCCGACGGCTGGTGGGAGGCGGTCGAGCGGGCCGGTGCCCGCCACCGCGTCGGCCGCCAGCTCGTGGACAGCGGTCGGCTCACCGCCGGCGCGCTGGAGCTGTGCCACCTGGGCGCGCTCTTCGACGCCGCGTACTTCGCGCTCGCCCAGGACACCGCCGCGCTCCGCTTCAGACCCGAGGCCGCCCACTGGTTCGGCGCGGTCCGCCCCGTCCCGGTGGCCGGCGTGCTGCGCGAGTCGCGGCGCCGCCGTGACCTGCTGGACCGCATCTGGCCCGACCCCGCCGTCGACACCGCCCCGCTCACCCGCTTACCCGGTGCCGATCCGGCGGACCTGCCGCCGCGCCGCGGCCGGACCCTCGCCCGGGTCGACGGCGCCAGCACCGCCGCGCAGATCGCCTCGGCCCTCGCGTGCCGCACCTTCCACACCCTCGTCGAGCTGCGCCGCCTGGCCGCCGACGGACTGATCACCCCCGCACCGCCCCCGCCCGTCGTCTCCGCCGGTCCGGGCACCGGCGCATCCGGCGCTGCGTGGGACGAGCCCGACACGGCGCTGCTGCGACGGCTCCTGGATGCCTTGGAGGACCTGTGATCCGCGCGCGTCGACAGCGTGCCGAAAGGAGACTGCTCATGGCCGTCGAGACCGACGTGCTGGACGAACTGCGTCGGCTCCGTACCCGGATCCCCCGGCTGGCGGGGTCGCTCGCGGCCACCGTCGACGGACTCGTCCTCGCCCACGACGTGCCCGACACCGAGCCGGAGGGCCTGGCCGCGCTGACCGCCGCCGCGCTCGGGGTCGCGTACCGGATGACGGATGCCGCCGCCCGTGGCGAGTTCCGCGAACTGCTGGTGCGCGGCACCCGGGGATACGTGGCGACCTACGCGGCCGGAAGCACCGCGGTACTCACCCTGCTCGCCGACGACCGGGTCAACGTGGGCCGGCTGCATCTGGAGGGCCGGCGCAGCGGTGCGCGGATCGCGGAACTCATCGACACCCGTGTCGGTCCGGACGGTGGCAGGCACGCGGAGCGCGCGGCGCTCGACGTGCACGTCCCGTCGTCCCAGGACGCCGACCGCCGGATCGGCACCCTGCCGGTGCGCACCCCGCAGCGGCCGACACACCAGCCCCGGCCCCAGCCCGGCGGCTGAATCCAGGCTTTTCCCCTCGGCCGGCCCCCGTGACACCACCTGGTGGCCGACCGGAACAACCACCACGACCGAAAGGACACCTCTCATGGCCAACACCGAGACCTCGCTCAAGGACTGCCTCAGCTCCATCGACGGCGCCACGGCCGCCGCACTCGTCGACTACACCAGTGGCATGGCGCTCGGCACGATCGGCGGTGGCAAGAACTTCAACCTGGAGGTCGCCGCCGCGGGCAACACCGACGTCGTGCGCTCGAAACTGCGCACGATGGAACTTCTGGGGCTGAAGGAAGAGATCGACGACATCCTCATCACCCTGGGCACCCAGTACCACCTGATCCGCCCGATCAAGGGACGCGGCGGCAACGGGCTGTTCCTGTACCTGGTGCTGGACAGCGGCCGCTCCAACCTGGCGATGGCCCGCCACCAGCTGCGCCGGATCGAGAACGATCTGGAGGTCTGAGACAGGACCGTCGCGGCCCGGAGCGCTCCGGGCCGCGACGGTCCCGGCCGTGACGGGTGTGGGCCCCTCCCGCGCACTGCGCGGGAGGGGCCCACACCCGGTGTACGGCGCGGTCAGGCCGCTTCGGGGAGCCACAGATCGGGACCGAAGACCTCGTAGCTGATCCGCCGGGCGGGGACGCCCGCGCCCAGGAGCCGGCCGCGCGCCGTACGCATGAACGGCAGCGGGCCGCACAGATACACCGACGCGTCCGCCGGGACATCGATCCCGGCGAGGTCCATCAGGCCGCCGCGCGCCCCGGGCTCCTCGTCGCCCGGCCGCTCGTACCAGAAGACCGCGCGGGCATCCGGCAGCCGTTCCACCAGTGCCCGTACCTCGGTGCGCAGGGCGTGCTCCTCGGGCGAGGTGTCGGCGTGCAGCACCAGGACCCGGCGCGTCGAACCCGTCGCCGCGAGCCGGGCGAGCATGCCCACCATGGGCGTGCAGCCGATCCCGGCCGAGACCAGCACCAGCGGGGTGTCCGCCTCGTCGAGGGTCACGTCGCCGGCCGGCACGGACAGGGTGAGTTCGTCACCGGCGCGGGTGTGCGCGTGGAGCAGGTTGGAGACCTCGCCGTCCGGTTCCTCCGCGTTCCCGGCGACCCGCTTGACGGTGATGCGGCGGAGATCGCCGCCGGGGTCCGAGGACAGGCTGTACTGGCGCAGCTGGCGCACTCCGTCGGGCATCCGCAGCCGTACGCTCACGTACTGCCCGGCCCGTGCGCGCGGTGCCGGTTCGCCGTCGGCCGGGCGCAGCACGAACGACACGACATCGGCGGTCTCCTCACGCCGTTCGACGACCGTCCACCGCTGCCAGATCTCACCCGGCGCGACCCCGGCCTCCTGGTAGAGGCGAGCCTCCTGTCCGATGAGGGCGCCCGCCATCAGCCAGTACACCTCGTCCCAGGCCGCGGCCACCTCGGGGGTGACGGCATCGCCGAGGACCTCGGCTATCGCACCGAACAGGTACTTGTGCACGATCGTGTACTGGTCGTCGGTGACCCCGACCGCGATGTGTTTGTGCGCGATCCGTGCCAGCAGGGCGTCCGGCCGGGTGTCCGGGTCGGCGAGCAGCGCCTGCGCGAAACCGGCGATGGAACCGGCCAGCGCCCGGCGCTGGGCCCCGCTGGCCTGATTACCCCGGTTGAACATGCCGTCCAGGAGCTCGGGGCGGTCGCGGAACATCGCCCCGTAGAAACGTGCGGTGATCTCGTCGAGAGCTCCGGCCACGGCGGGAAGGGTGGCCCGGACCACTGCGGCGGATTCTTCGGACAGCATGAGGTCTCCCAACGACATGACGAAGTACGGAGGTTGGGCCGCCGTTCCGGACCGGCGGCACCTTCTGTATAGCAATCCGACGAGAGCGTTTCCGGCGGTAACCGCTGCTCGTGGGATGCTGCGGGCCCATCGGCCCGGAAGGAGAGGACCTTCGGTCCCGGGCGGCGCCCAGGGAATGGGGCCGGTCGGCTCGGCCCCAGGACTCATGGCGCGTTGTTCAGGGGCGGGGGCCTTTGCCCTCCGTGGGGCGGGCGGCGGCCGGGTCGAGCTCCGCAGGCAGGCGGGGGAGGAGTTCGAACGCACCGGTGAGCCGGGTGTGGTGGAGGACCCGCAGCAGACCGGGGCTGCGTGTGATCAGCCGCAGCCGCCCGCCGCAGGACAGGGCCCGCCGGCGCGCACGGCACAGCGCGCGCAGGCCCGAGCAGTCGATGAACGACACGGCGCGCAGATCGAGCACCAGGTCGGGAAAGGCGCCGGAGGTCAGTACGTCCAGGCGCTGCGACAGGACCGGCGCGGTGAGCAGGTCGAGTTCACCCCGCGGGGCGACGACCGTCGTTCCGGTGACCGTCCGCTCGGTCGGCTCCGCCGCGTGCCTGCCGTGTTTTTCGGACATACCGGCCAGTCAACCCGCACCACCGAGCCCGCCGGTAGGGCCGGGCGGCCCTACCGGCGGGCCACGGGCACCGAATGGCGCTACCGACCGGTAGGGCATCCGCGTACGGGCGCCGGGCAGGCACCGGAGGGGCGGCCCGGCGGCCCGGCGGTTCGCCACCGTCGGTACCGTGGACAGGAGCGACACCGCGGGGGATCGGTGTCGCTCCTGTCTCCGAGGATGGCCCAGCCGTCCGGCACGCTCCAGATGCCGATGGTCCCCGGTATCCGGACCGACCGGCCCTGCTCACGCCCCGCGATCTCCGGAGCCCGTCCGGAGCGGTGGCGGAGCCGGCCGGTCGAAGAGCGCGGGACCCCGGCGGAGAACAGGTGGCCCGGGAGGAATCAGGGCCGATCGGCCCTGGCCGTTCGGCCCTGGATCGAGAAGGATTCCGGTGAGGGACCTCCCGGCGGCCGGGAGCACCGGGACACGGCGTACGGCCCGGCACATGAGGACAAGGAGCGTCAGATGGCGGACAGCGAGAGGCCGGCACCCGACCGGCCCGTCCGGGTATTCCTGCTGGACGACCACGAGGTGGTCCGCCGCGGAGTGCACGACCTGCTGAACGACGAACCGGACATCACCGTCGTGGGTGAGGCCGCCACTGCCGAGCAGGCCCTGGTCCGCGTCCCCGCGCTCCGCCCCGACGTGGCGGTCCTCGACGTCCGTCTGCCCGACGGGGACGGGGTGACCGTGTGCCGCGAGCTGCGCTCGACGCTGCCGGATCTGGCCTGCCTGATGCTCACCTCGTTC
Coding sequences within it:
- a CDS encoding DUF5133 domain-containing protein, with the protein product MLVPDPKTVRRLLTRYATLRIAQAERHSPVAARELEDITYTLCVMTGTAGIREAVTRADALLAQERTAADGRTTDPDGENGRCLTV
- a CDS encoding GlxA family transcriptional regulator, translating into MHSVAILLLDRVIPFDMAAPMQTFDWTRLPDGRPAYRVRPCAETPEVAADGGLSLRVDRGLEALADADTIIVPGRADGAAPLSPAVVAALRRAAGAGTRIASVCVGAFVLAEAGLLDGLRATTHWVAADRLARDFPRVEVQPDVLYVDNGQILTSAGAAAALDMCLHMVRRDLGSAVAANTARMSVMPLEREGGQAQFIVHEHPPVPRGSTFEPLFEWIEDSLAHEVTLGAMAARAGMSERTFGRRFREQTGTTPVQWLLRARVRRAQYLLENSDYTVERVAQQSGFGSPTAFRERFRKVVGTTPYAYRSAFHSRRPVGRPATTGTGS
- the tgmB gene encoding ATP-grasp ribosomal peptide maturase, which encodes MTVLILTCEEDVTADMVVVHLHDSGVPVVRLDPADLTAGVSLSGEYVHGRFRGHLSAGGRLVSISGLRSVWVRRPGTPAGRAVRPSPWLTEEAAQALYGMLRGSDARWMNHPDAARQARHKPWQLRLAQRCGLPVPATVITSFPRAAREFAERFPDLVVKPVSGSHPQDPPRAVPTSRVAPDADFAAVAFGPTLLQRRIAKRADIRLTAVGERLLAARKATDPGAEPTEVDVRFAPPGAPWEPVDVPPRIADSVLAYLREAELAYGAFDFVEDADGTWWFLECNQSGQFGFVEVETGQPIARTVAEWLARPVPKETVEADRAPTTAG
- the tgmA gene encoding putative ATP-grasp-modified RiPP codes for the protein MQPFALNYARPAPELAVTTPYVYNSGLQLNVLADGRVAARDHALLREVGTTTSTAGSKTHFDD
- a CDS encoding YkvA family protein; amino-acid sequence: MDTTTVVLVVAAVAAAAVLACAVAVMVRLVRTRRELRRAGLPTGPRWVFWGAVLYLVLPTDLLPDPVYLDDVGVLLLALRSMRGSLGAGSPGATSRRPDREPARDYAP
- a CDS encoding roadblock/LC7 domain-containing protein: MAVETDVLDELRRLRTRIPRLAGSLAATVDGLVLAHDVPDTEPEGLAALTAAALGVAYRMTDAAARGEFRELLVRGTRGYVATYAAGSTAVLTLLADDRVNVGRLHLEGRRSGARIAELIDTRVGPDGGRHAERAALDVHVPSSQDADRRIGTLPVRTPQRPTHQPRPQPGG
- a CDS encoding globin domain-containing protein — translated: MLSEESAAVVRATLPAVAGALDEITARFYGAMFRDRPELLDGMFNRGNQASGAQRRALAGSIAGFAQALLADPDTRPDALLARIAHKHIAVGVTDDQYTIVHKYLFGAIAEVLGDAVTPEVAAAWDEVYWLMAGALIGQEARLYQEAGVAPGEIWQRWTVVERREETADVVSFVLRPADGEPAPRARAGQYVSVRLRMPDGVRQLRQYSLSSDPGGDLRRITVKRVAGNAEEPDGEVSNLLHAHTRAGDELTLSVPAGDVTLDEADTPLVLVSAGIGCTPMVGMLARLAATGSTRRVLVLHADTSPEEHALRTEVRALVERLPDARAVFWYERPGDEEPGARGGLMDLAGIDVPADASVYLCGPLPFMRTARGRLLGAGVPARRISYEVFGPDLWLPEAA
- a CDS encoding STAS domain-containing protein; protein product: MSEKHGRHAAEPTERTVTGTTVVAPRGELDLLTAPVLSQRLDVLTSGAFPDLVLDLRAVSFIDCSGLRALCRARRRALSCGGRLRLITRSPGLLRVLHHTRLTGAFELLPRLPAELDPAAARPTEGKGPRP